Proteins co-encoded in one Taeniopygia guttata chromosome 4, bTaeGut7.mat, whole genome shotgun sequence genomic window:
- the MAP9 gene encoding microtubule-associated protein 9 isoform X2 gives MAGGCGLQLFVKPFQDELQEAISDYVRSKEKDEYSDDFESDEDGMLNDDGKELAESNSGSTSTERSVAGSPLLNDDALQKAVDLENEAADDLNLSFHEKKLQQIMVLEGECIQNNRNDGEEGCLEGQNKDNDRKNNEEVLRDNSESDDLPINELREKRNQEENQPKAKPQMHKKGNTSASDQDQKTVSTSDLKLEDNGRTSPSVDSSDGTMKITEEQTIDAMQEVSVNDQSEHGEAKNTSKNSVKKLSETKEKVLQNPKASLSDRSTTFVHLKRKGKAVPSTSPVSSQYLGSLKVLDDKCMQKKSPEFNKIDNLRAAVFQNWLEKKKLLLLELKRSEKEKAEILRNNAEKKEALKREESIACYEAWKKKKEKEAKNLSEKKKREELEEKKPAEQNKEKTEAAQVAFKKWEERKVQYLREQSRKEKQSERMKKKIEEDLVAEKRRVSASAVEKWNEKKEEYIKKKKVEKFQEKRKREIQQAKKEEKSVKAMEEYERWLENKMRREQLEKSQKKLQAVHGNEMSPPWRPPGKVTYFLSN, from the exons ATGATGGGAAAGAACTCGCTGAAAGTAATTCAGGTTCTACAAGCACTGAGAGATCTGTTGCTGGGAGTCCTCTCTTGAATGATGATGCTTTACAAAAAGCAGTAGATTTGGAAAATGAAGCTGCTGATGACTTGAATTTATCCTTTCATGAAAAGAAGCTTCAGCAAATAATGGTTTTAGAAGGTGAGTGCATACAGAATAACAGAAACGATGGCGAAGAAGGATGTTTGGAAGGTCAAAATAAGGataatgacagaaaaaataatgaagaagtACTGCGTGATAATAGTGAAAGTGATGACTTGCCTATTAATGAACTAcgtgaaaaaagaaatcaagaggAAAACCAACCAAAAGCAAAGCCTCAGATgcacaaaaaaggaaatacttcaGCATCAG ACCAAGATCAGAAGACTGTCAGCACCAGTGACTTGAAACTGGAGGACAATGGTAGGACATCCCCTTCTGTTGACAGTTCAGATGGAACGATGAAAATAACAGAAGAGCAAACAATTGATGCAATGCAGGAGGTGTCAGTGAATGATCAGTCTGAGCATGGGGAGGCAAAAAACACATCCAAGAACTCTGTCAAG AAACTAAGTGAAACAAAGGAGAAAGTTCTACAAAACCCAAAGGCTTCTTTATCTGACAG GTCTACAACTTTTGTGCATTtaaagagaaaggggaaagcTGTTCCATCAACTTCACCTGTTTCATCTCAGTATCTGGGATCATTAAAGGTGTTGGATGATAAATGCATGCAGAAGAAAAGTCCAGAATTCAACAAAATAGATAATTTAAGGGCAGCTGTTTTTCAG AACTGGttggagaagaaaaagctcCTTCTACTGGAATTAAAGagaagtgaaaaggaaaaagctgaaattctaAGGAACAATGCTGAAAAG AAAGAAGCACTTAAAAGAGAAGAATCAATTGCATGTTATgaagcctggaaaaaaaagaaagagaaagaagcaaagaaTTTAAGCGAAAAAAAAAAGCGTGAGGAACTTGAGGAAAAGAAACCAGCAGAacagaataaggaaaaaacagaagcagCACAAGTG GCATtcaaaaaatgggaagaaagaaaagtgcaATATTTAAGAGAgcaaagcaggaaagaaaaacagtctgAAAGAATGAAGAAGAAGATAGAAGAGGACCTAGTTGCAGAGAAGAGGAGAGTCAGTGCATCAGCAGTTGAAAAATG GaatgaaaagaaggaagaatatataaaaaagaagaaagtagaaaaatttcaagagaaaagaaagcGAGAAATACAACAggcaaaaaaggaagaaaaaagtgtaAAGGCTATGGAGGAATATGAAAGATGGCTG gaaaataaaatgaggaGAGAACAGCTTGAGAAGAGCCAAAAGAAGTTGCAGGCTGTCCATGGGAATGAGATGAGTCCTCCCTGGAGACCACCTGGCAAAGTCACATATTTTT tgtCCAACTAG
- the MAP9 gene encoding microtubule-associated protein 9 isoform X1, with amino-acid sequence MAGGCGLQLFVKPFQDELQEAISDYVRSKEKDEYSDDFESDEDGMLNDDGKELAESNSGSTSTERSVAGSPLLNDDALQKAVDLENEAADDLNLSFHEKKLQQIMVLEGECIQNNRNDGEEGCLEGQNKDNDRKNNEEVLRDNSESDDLPINELREKRNQEENQPKAKPQMHKKGNTSASDQDQKTVSTSDLKLEDNGRTSPSVDSSDGTMKITEEQTIDAMQEVSVNDQSEHGEAKNTSKNSVKKLSETKEKVLQNPKASLSDRSTTFVHLKRKGKAVPSTSPVSSQYLGSLKVLDDKCMQKKSPEFNKIDNLRAAVFQNWLEKKKLLLLELKRSEKEKAEILRNNAEKKEALKREESIACYEAWKKKKEKEAKNLSEKKKREELEEKKPAEQNKEKTEAAQVAFKKWEERKVQYLREQSRKEKQSERMKKKIEEDLVAEKRRVSASAVEKWNEKKEEYIKKKKVEKFQEKRKREIQQAKKEEKSVKAMEEYERWLENKMRREQLEKSQKKLQAVHGNEMSPPWRPPGKVTYFCNY; translated from the exons ATGATGGGAAAGAACTCGCTGAAAGTAATTCAGGTTCTACAAGCACTGAGAGATCTGTTGCTGGGAGTCCTCTCTTGAATGATGATGCTTTACAAAAAGCAGTAGATTTGGAAAATGAAGCTGCTGATGACTTGAATTTATCCTTTCATGAAAAGAAGCTTCAGCAAATAATGGTTTTAGAAGGTGAGTGCATACAGAATAACAGAAACGATGGCGAAGAAGGATGTTTGGAAGGTCAAAATAAGGataatgacagaaaaaataatgaagaagtACTGCGTGATAATAGTGAAAGTGATGACTTGCCTATTAATGAACTAcgtgaaaaaagaaatcaagaggAAAACCAACCAAAAGCAAAGCCTCAGATgcacaaaaaaggaaatacttcaGCATCAG ACCAAGATCAGAAGACTGTCAGCACCAGTGACTTGAAACTGGAGGACAATGGTAGGACATCCCCTTCTGTTGACAGTTCAGATGGAACGATGAAAATAACAGAAGAGCAAACAATTGATGCAATGCAGGAGGTGTCAGTGAATGATCAGTCTGAGCATGGGGAGGCAAAAAACACATCCAAGAACTCTGTCAAG AAACTAAGTGAAACAAAGGAGAAAGTTCTACAAAACCCAAAGGCTTCTTTATCTGACAG GTCTACAACTTTTGTGCATTtaaagagaaaggggaaagcTGTTCCATCAACTTCACCTGTTTCATCTCAGTATCTGGGATCATTAAAGGTGTTGGATGATAAATGCATGCAGAAGAAAAGTCCAGAATTCAACAAAATAGATAATTTAAGGGCAGCTGTTTTTCAG AACTGGttggagaagaaaaagctcCTTCTACTGGAATTAAAGagaagtgaaaaggaaaaagctgaaattctaAGGAACAATGCTGAAAAG AAAGAAGCACTTAAAAGAGAAGAATCAATTGCATGTTATgaagcctggaaaaaaaagaaagagaaagaagcaaagaaTTTAAGCGAAAAAAAAAAGCGTGAGGAACTTGAGGAAAAGAAACCAGCAGAacagaataaggaaaaaacagaagcagCACAAGTG GCATtcaaaaaatgggaagaaagaaaagtgcaATATTTAAGAGAgcaaagcaggaaagaaaaacagtctgAAAGAATGAAGAAGAAGATAGAAGAGGACCTAGTTGCAGAGAAGAGGAGAGTCAGTGCATCAGCAGTTGAAAAATG GaatgaaaagaaggaagaatatataaaaaagaagaaagtagaaaaatttcaagagaaaagaaagcGAGAAATACAACAggcaaaaaaggaagaaaaaagtgtaAAGGCTATGGAGGAATATGAAAGATGGCTG gaaaataaaatgaggaGAGAACAGCTTGAGAAGAGCCAAAAGAAGTTGCAGGCTGTCCATGGGAATGAGATGAGTCCTCCCTGGAGACCACCTGGCAAAGTCACATATTTTTGTAATTACTAA
- the MAP9 gene encoding microtubule-associated protein 9 isoform X3: MAGGCGLQPFQDELQEAISDYVRSKEKDEYSDDFESDEDGMLNDDGKELAESNSGSTSTERSVAGSPLLNDDALQKAVDLENEAADDLNLSFHEKKLQQIMVLEGECIQNNRNDGEEGCLEGQNKDNDRKNNEEVLRDNSESDDLPINELREKRNQEENQPKAKPQMHKKGNTSASDQDQKTVSTSDLKLEDNGRTSPSVDSSDGTMKITEEQTIDAMQEVSVNDQSEHGEAKNTSKNSVKKLSETKEKVLQNPKASLSDRSTTFVHLKRKGKAVPSTSPVSSQYLGSLKVLDDKCMQKKSPEFNKIDNLRAAVFQNWLEKKKLLLLELKRSEKEKAEILRNNAEKKEALKREESIACYEAWKKKKEKEAKNLSEKKKREELEEKKPAEQNKEKTEAAQVAFKKWEERKVQYLREQSRKEKQSERMKKKIEEDLVAEKRRVSASAVEKWNEKKEEYIKKKKVEKFQEKRKREIQQAKKEEKSVKAMEEYERWLENKMRREQLEKSQKKLQAVHGNEMSPPWRPPGKVTYFCNY; this comes from the exons ATGATGGGAAAGAACTCGCTGAAAGTAATTCAGGTTCTACAAGCACTGAGAGATCTGTTGCTGGGAGTCCTCTCTTGAATGATGATGCTTTACAAAAAGCAGTAGATTTGGAAAATGAAGCTGCTGATGACTTGAATTTATCCTTTCATGAAAAGAAGCTTCAGCAAATAATGGTTTTAGAAGGTGAGTGCATACAGAATAACAGAAACGATGGCGAAGAAGGATGTTTGGAAGGTCAAAATAAGGataatgacagaaaaaataatgaagaagtACTGCGTGATAATAGTGAAAGTGATGACTTGCCTATTAATGAACTAcgtgaaaaaagaaatcaagaggAAAACCAACCAAAAGCAAAGCCTCAGATgcacaaaaaaggaaatacttcaGCATCAG ACCAAGATCAGAAGACTGTCAGCACCAGTGACTTGAAACTGGAGGACAATGGTAGGACATCCCCTTCTGTTGACAGTTCAGATGGAACGATGAAAATAACAGAAGAGCAAACAATTGATGCAATGCAGGAGGTGTCAGTGAATGATCAGTCTGAGCATGGGGAGGCAAAAAACACATCCAAGAACTCTGTCAAG AAACTAAGTGAAACAAAGGAGAAAGTTCTACAAAACCCAAAGGCTTCTTTATCTGACAG GTCTACAACTTTTGTGCATTtaaagagaaaggggaaagcTGTTCCATCAACTTCACCTGTTTCATCTCAGTATCTGGGATCATTAAAGGTGTTGGATGATAAATGCATGCAGAAGAAAAGTCCAGAATTCAACAAAATAGATAATTTAAGGGCAGCTGTTTTTCAG AACTGGttggagaagaaaaagctcCTTCTACTGGAATTAAAGagaagtgaaaaggaaaaagctgaaattctaAGGAACAATGCTGAAAAG AAAGAAGCACTTAAAAGAGAAGAATCAATTGCATGTTATgaagcctggaaaaaaaagaaagagaaagaagcaaagaaTTTAAGCGAAAAAAAAAAGCGTGAGGAACTTGAGGAAAAGAAACCAGCAGAacagaataaggaaaaaacagaagcagCACAAGTG GCATtcaaaaaatgggaagaaagaaaagtgcaATATTTAAGAGAgcaaagcaggaaagaaaaacagtctgAAAGAATGAAGAAGAAGATAGAAGAGGACCTAGTTGCAGAGAAGAGGAGAGTCAGTGCATCAGCAGTTGAAAAATG GaatgaaaagaaggaagaatatataaaaaagaagaaagtagaaaaatttcaagagaaaagaaagcGAGAAATACAACAggcaaaaaaggaagaaaaaagtgtaAAGGCTATGGAGGAATATGAAAGATGGCTG gaaaataaaatgaggaGAGAACAGCTTGAGAAGAGCCAAAAGAAGTTGCAGGCTGTCCATGGGAATGAGATGAGTCCTCCCTGGAGACCACCTGGCAAAGTCACATATTTTTGTAATTACTAA
- the MAP9 gene encoding microtubule-associated protein 9 isoform X5 translates to MAGGCGLQLFVKPFQDELQEAISDYVRSKEKDEYSDDFESDEDGMLNDDGKELAESNSGSTSTERSVAGSPLLNDDALQKAVDLENEAADDLNLSFHEKKLQQIMVLEDQDQKTVSTSDLKLEDNGRTSPSVDSSDGTMKITEEQTIDAMQEVSVNDQSEHGEAKNTSKNSVKKLSETKEKVLQNPKASLSDRSTTFVHLKRKGKAVPSTSPVSSQYLGSLKVLDDKCMQKKSPEFNKIDNLRAAVFQNWLEKKKLLLLELKRSEKEKAEILRNNAEKKEALKREESIACYEAWKKKKEKEAKNLSEKKKREELEEKKPAEQNKEKTEAAQVAFKKWEERKVQYLREQSRKEKQSERMKKKIEEDLVAEKRRVSASAVEKWNEKKEEYIKKKKVEKFQEKRKREIQQAKKEEKSVKAMEEYERWLENKMRREQLEKSQKKLQAVHGNEMSPPWRPPGKVTYFCNY, encoded by the exons ATGATGGGAAAGAACTCGCTGAAAGTAATTCAGGTTCTACAAGCACTGAGAGATCTGTTGCTGGGAGTCCTCTCTTGAATGATGATGCTTTACAAAAAGCAGTAGATTTGGAAAATGAAGCTGCTGATGACTTGAATTTATCCTTTCATGAAAAGAAGCTTCAGCAAATAATGGTTTTAGAAG ACCAAGATCAGAAGACTGTCAGCACCAGTGACTTGAAACTGGAGGACAATGGTAGGACATCCCCTTCTGTTGACAGTTCAGATGGAACGATGAAAATAACAGAAGAGCAAACAATTGATGCAATGCAGGAGGTGTCAGTGAATGATCAGTCTGAGCATGGGGAGGCAAAAAACACATCCAAGAACTCTGTCAAG AAACTAAGTGAAACAAAGGAGAAAGTTCTACAAAACCCAAAGGCTTCTTTATCTGACAG GTCTACAACTTTTGTGCATTtaaagagaaaggggaaagcTGTTCCATCAACTTCACCTGTTTCATCTCAGTATCTGGGATCATTAAAGGTGTTGGATGATAAATGCATGCAGAAGAAAAGTCCAGAATTCAACAAAATAGATAATTTAAGGGCAGCTGTTTTTCAG AACTGGttggagaagaaaaagctcCTTCTACTGGAATTAAAGagaagtgaaaaggaaaaagctgaaattctaAGGAACAATGCTGAAAAG AAAGAAGCACTTAAAAGAGAAGAATCAATTGCATGTTATgaagcctggaaaaaaaagaaagagaaagaagcaaagaaTTTAAGCGAAAAAAAAAAGCGTGAGGAACTTGAGGAAAAGAAACCAGCAGAacagaataaggaaaaaacagaagcagCACAAGTG GCATtcaaaaaatgggaagaaagaaaagtgcaATATTTAAGAGAgcaaagcaggaaagaaaaacagtctgAAAGAATGAAGAAGAAGATAGAAGAGGACCTAGTTGCAGAGAAGAGGAGAGTCAGTGCATCAGCAGTTGAAAAATG GaatgaaaagaaggaagaatatataaaaaagaagaaagtagaaaaatttcaagagaaaagaaagcGAGAAATACAACAggcaaaaaaggaagaaaaaagtgtaAAGGCTATGGAGGAATATGAAAGATGGCTG gaaaataaaatgaggaGAGAACAGCTTGAGAAGAGCCAAAAGAAGTTGCAGGCTGTCCATGGGAATGAGATGAGTCCTCCCTGGAGACCACCTGGCAAAGTCACATATTTTTGTAATTACTAA
- the MAP9 gene encoding microtubule-associated protein 9 isoform X6: protein MVLEGECIQNNRNDGEEGCLEGQNKDNDRKNNEEVLRDNSESDDLPINELREKRNQEENQPKAKPQMHKKGNTSASDQDQKTVSTSDLKLEDNGRTSPSVDSSDGTMKITEEQTIDAMQEVSVNDQSEHGEAKNTSKNSVKKLSETKEKVLQNPKASLSDRSTTFVHLKRKGKAVPSTSPVSSQYLGSLKVLDDKCMQKKSPEFNKIDNLRAAVFQNWLEKKKLLLLELKRSEKEKAEILRNNAEKKEALKREESIACYEAWKKKKEKEAKNLSEKKKREELEEKKPAEQNKEKTEAAQVAFKKWEERKVQYLREQSRKEKQSERMKKKIEEDLVAEKRRVSASAVEKWNEKKEEYIKKKKVEKFQEKRKREIQQAKKEEKSVKAMEEYERWLENKMRREQLEKSQKKLQAVHGNEMSPPWRPPGKVTYFCNY from the exons ATGGTTTTAGAAGGTGAGTGCATACAGAATAACAGAAACGATGGCGAAGAAGGATGTTTGGAAGGTCAAAATAAGGataatgacagaaaaaataatgaagaagtACTGCGTGATAATAGTGAAAGTGATGACTTGCCTATTAATGAACTAcgtgaaaaaagaaatcaagaggAAAACCAACCAAAAGCAAAGCCTCAGATgcacaaaaaaggaaatacttcaGCATCAG ACCAAGATCAGAAGACTGTCAGCACCAGTGACTTGAAACTGGAGGACAATGGTAGGACATCCCCTTCTGTTGACAGTTCAGATGGAACGATGAAAATAACAGAAGAGCAAACAATTGATGCAATGCAGGAGGTGTCAGTGAATGATCAGTCTGAGCATGGGGAGGCAAAAAACACATCCAAGAACTCTGTCAAG AAACTAAGTGAAACAAAGGAGAAAGTTCTACAAAACCCAAAGGCTTCTTTATCTGACAG GTCTACAACTTTTGTGCATTtaaagagaaaggggaaagcTGTTCCATCAACTTCACCTGTTTCATCTCAGTATCTGGGATCATTAAAGGTGTTGGATGATAAATGCATGCAGAAGAAAAGTCCAGAATTCAACAAAATAGATAATTTAAGGGCAGCTGTTTTTCAG AACTGGttggagaagaaaaagctcCTTCTACTGGAATTAAAGagaagtgaaaaggaaaaagctgaaattctaAGGAACAATGCTGAAAAG AAAGAAGCACTTAAAAGAGAAGAATCAATTGCATGTTATgaagcctggaaaaaaaagaaagagaaagaagcaaagaaTTTAAGCGAAAAAAAAAAGCGTGAGGAACTTGAGGAAAAGAAACCAGCAGAacagaataaggaaaaaacagaagcagCACAAGTG GCATtcaaaaaatgggaagaaagaaaagtgcaATATTTAAGAGAgcaaagcaggaaagaaaaacagtctgAAAGAATGAAGAAGAAGATAGAAGAGGACCTAGTTGCAGAGAAGAGGAGAGTCAGTGCATCAGCAGTTGAAAAATG GaatgaaaagaaggaagaatatataaaaaagaagaaagtagaaaaatttcaagagaaaagaaagcGAGAAATACAACAggcaaaaaaggaagaaaaaagtgtaAAGGCTATGGAGGAATATGAAAGATGGCTG gaaaataaaatgaggaGAGAACAGCTTGAGAAGAGCCAAAAGAAGTTGCAGGCTGTCCATGGGAATGAGATGAGTCCTCCCTGGAGACCACCTGGCAAAGTCACATATTTTTGTAATTACTAA
- the MAP9 gene encoding microtubule-associated protein 9 isoform X4, whose product MAGGCGLQDELQEAISDYVRSKEKDEYSDDFESDEDGMLNDDGKELAESNSGSTSTERSVAGSPLLNDDALQKAVDLENEAADDLNLSFHEKKLQQIMVLEGECIQNNRNDGEEGCLEGQNKDNDRKNNEEVLRDNSESDDLPINELREKRNQEENQPKAKPQMHKKGNTSASDQDQKTVSTSDLKLEDNGRTSPSVDSSDGTMKITEEQTIDAMQEVSVNDQSEHGEAKNTSKNSVKKLSETKEKVLQNPKASLSDRSTTFVHLKRKGKAVPSTSPVSSQYLGSLKVLDDKCMQKKSPEFNKIDNLRAAVFQNWLEKKKLLLLELKRSEKEKAEILRNNAEKKEALKREESIACYEAWKKKKEKEAKNLSEKKKREELEEKKPAEQNKEKTEAAQVAFKKWEERKVQYLREQSRKEKQSERMKKKIEEDLVAEKRRVSASAVEKWNEKKEEYIKKKKVEKFQEKRKREIQQAKKEEKSVKAMEEYERWLENKMRREQLEKSQKKLQAVHGNEMSPPWRPPGKVTYFCNY is encoded by the exons ATGATGGGAAAGAACTCGCTGAAAGTAATTCAGGTTCTACAAGCACTGAGAGATCTGTTGCTGGGAGTCCTCTCTTGAATGATGATGCTTTACAAAAAGCAGTAGATTTGGAAAATGAAGCTGCTGATGACTTGAATTTATCCTTTCATGAAAAGAAGCTTCAGCAAATAATGGTTTTAGAAGGTGAGTGCATACAGAATAACAGAAACGATGGCGAAGAAGGATGTTTGGAAGGTCAAAATAAGGataatgacagaaaaaataatgaagaagtACTGCGTGATAATAGTGAAAGTGATGACTTGCCTATTAATGAACTAcgtgaaaaaagaaatcaagaggAAAACCAACCAAAAGCAAAGCCTCAGATgcacaaaaaaggaaatacttcaGCATCAG ACCAAGATCAGAAGACTGTCAGCACCAGTGACTTGAAACTGGAGGACAATGGTAGGACATCCCCTTCTGTTGACAGTTCAGATGGAACGATGAAAATAACAGAAGAGCAAACAATTGATGCAATGCAGGAGGTGTCAGTGAATGATCAGTCTGAGCATGGGGAGGCAAAAAACACATCCAAGAACTCTGTCAAG AAACTAAGTGAAACAAAGGAGAAAGTTCTACAAAACCCAAAGGCTTCTTTATCTGACAG GTCTACAACTTTTGTGCATTtaaagagaaaggggaaagcTGTTCCATCAACTTCACCTGTTTCATCTCAGTATCTGGGATCATTAAAGGTGTTGGATGATAAATGCATGCAGAAGAAAAGTCCAGAATTCAACAAAATAGATAATTTAAGGGCAGCTGTTTTTCAG AACTGGttggagaagaaaaagctcCTTCTACTGGAATTAAAGagaagtgaaaaggaaaaagctgaaattctaAGGAACAATGCTGAAAAG AAAGAAGCACTTAAAAGAGAAGAATCAATTGCATGTTATgaagcctggaaaaaaaagaaagagaaagaagcaaagaaTTTAAGCGAAAAAAAAAAGCGTGAGGAACTTGAGGAAAAGAAACCAGCAGAacagaataaggaaaaaacagaagcagCACAAGTG GCATtcaaaaaatgggaagaaagaaaagtgcaATATTTAAGAGAgcaaagcaggaaagaaaaacagtctgAAAGAATGAAGAAGAAGATAGAAGAGGACCTAGTTGCAGAGAAGAGGAGAGTCAGTGCATCAGCAGTTGAAAAATG GaatgaaaagaaggaagaatatataaaaaagaagaaagtagaaaaatttcaagagaaaagaaagcGAGAAATACAACAggcaaaaaaggaagaaaaaagtgtaAAGGCTATGGAGGAATATGAAAGATGGCTG gaaaataaaatgaggaGAGAACAGCTTGAGAAGAGCCAAAAGAAGTTGCAGGCTGTCCATGGGAATGAGATGAGTCCTCCCTGGAGACCACCTGGCAAAGTCACATATTTTTGTAATTACTAA